The following are encoded together in the bacterium genome:
- a CDS encoding HEAT repeat domain-containing protein, with amino-acid sequence DIPNIRAANQAIDGIIEKLKAAESAGDIRRVNQEIYAMSKAGGLLYKGFSAAATDWSAEISSLGATTLEVIALSLVSAGAGGAARISMRALQSARKWVQALRAARQPVQALEKSAEVVSGALQAQKTLRPGRALFEAFRHSEALRAAGLGAYISSAENMASNLSGQLQVQPDTVLSWLKDAFATGLSMAVVAPLPPHAAATRKNALQGLWARYFANPAAGALRFTADTGKEVLEEVLDAYVRQVLDGRYQALSLEEFTDIVSVCAFGGAKMGLIKQVIGRGTRGIASIAQTRVTAEEKQNQARLLRGFRERGERVVLDPSRREFFLVDAEGALIRKVKRPAARTFLEFERSRLGEKAEGLPLVLFETVKRGSKGLLVAHSPESSPTTGSKGENQTVRETAASREVSSESEVEQSEVRPAVAEADSKSQTTERVEAEAETGSPEEAKDLPRLEGPWSTAEVANDNAQIPQAWKAAVNGEAFPLRPGVSPGLASSVAMASGVAGVVGVANAQTQARSHRVKAGEALKVPPTQVAQTMEAEARGSTAAVAPRGRKGVSRISAAKRSPAAAKSRGSQGGATLSLAPSPAAAQAAGPASGMVLGFMAVPAVEDSKRRAPMEALSEERPRSNEESKKKNKRKGSDQDQGRGGGKKRDTSETGVTRLTKSTQPVAVAAMAAGAALMLQPALAEASTGSSRQSALPDFLQVARELLPDWAQSFFGSGPGMVVLAVLTLGTFFVLRRLVGSFRSESSRLVEEGEPAAQPPNTAQEQVAQALTEALSQTAEAEVDSRSDIERLASVIVEVHDKVSPYFAEQGSAITLRDMLRSVDMLSALSLQKNLMSVFEILHLVLGMQFTEIAQREEVFRMIEEVRLSQGAMVEGIEQSFRHEAGAESVPSHPVLRAKIQALLRQEGIHGVVAIYSALAAQEDLNLKAWAGRSLRDAGPEAFEEFLTQLDREEFDSVSEWSDNEVAVWIDAHQIKSGVPWLLEALARGPGILRSHAASALGNLGVKSPEVEAALVAALQDSYSPVRPHAAGALQKLGYSHPGIGELEARERERFEHADVIQASLAIQNLGALQEISEDSQRVVLRALHIENARVVDSALDIIRGKSLKGQAVESALVALFLSKQQSDVGLRCLECLLDLGCRNEELEANLSAWLSSDDPELRIVAAAALTRMGRAPESAESILRDGLKIQDPKFAIWAAVGLDRLGVQDPEIGSVLRRGIVENPDAMIEGAFQLGVNRSFLAEIFAFGISHPNISAQLATMKRLLNRAEPLVELSFLLQRLQHQDTRVQRLARQILDRQYPGWDSAIPPFGAVQQVLSEVLFRSVSDSEHEQKEGLQKLLDQLSKWRNPSSPDLEKEAIQGRIRGLLAQENFSSIRDIYEGLAKVDGMALDVWLAEHFAQADAKTVETVLGQVGWSPLEELEWIANYRVEGGAQRAVAIYNDPDLSLRVRAVNALGLLRAPHPSAEALLFGALRDSDFYLSLNAAAALVKRGSHNDEVEEVLFNLLLGKWANVNAGEFIQEHLAALCRVRPQTQKRLLELLNQEGRQYTAILILSEAEVKDEAVEKALISMIQGEADILAELAIEALGRLGSANETTESVLRQQSLDFDRQSMSLRALAALGFQDQEIEQNLLRTLQGKERESFYRRKVAEAIELAGKAPLILLEALENSIPFSGTRDRAKMLRALQKLGRGKVDRVLLDLLGNDDEQSRRPAHELVVEFGLRNPEIFETLRGLLENPDKDVRKDAFATLQKIFPGWDSEVPARGRIQDVLSEELRRSVSESEENQNEGLRKLLDQLPKWSGTDFRREEIRRRLAKESTSDWASIYREIAEMQGTEWNLWQVAYLRNADPAEADRFLDHLGMGRIDEGKWLAQHRLQSGLPRLLAYLRDPDAKVRQNILHSLRDLDTKDAGVTAQIVKMLQDSSPEVQLEAVDLLQRNGSEPGSLAAVLAPLTAHQSAEIRLRAISLLTREAADEAVEQALIFATKDDHSRVRAKAAECIYKLGIASHPAIAGLREMLDERDHDCLLNAAVALLHLGQNDSEIDATLASLLPHEALNARYLNLVEKLKKLEPLPLPLFEATLVQRLRDPHHISDDRVADLLFHWGMKEELRRFAQDHRNHPNPRFRIRAIEILARLGEATTSDLDSLLEFFNSSDGQIQAIADRALHLVGAESEYVQKALQAMAESGDFEAMLLLAQVDPKHPYAAQGLVKSLGSDIEHVRSKAIETLVELQIGGPAIQAALLECLKDPDPFNRWEAAWALGKLEMRGPEVEAAVLPMIQEVAADLTVSIEAVQLLDGLQPGWDQRVAAEGRDLLKLVDEELQTEVSEVGQEASANLGGGLAHLPTWSGRDSSGKPFDAKKLEELRAFIPGPEKLTMIGPTIEALRGLMAGIISNTPVYLMAVTGVGKNAMLRYLANLT; translated from the coding sequence GCGGGGCGGCCCGGATCTCGATGCGGGCCCTGCAATCGGCGCGCAAGTGGGTCCAAGCCCTGCGCGCCGCCCGTCAACCGGTCCAAGCCTTGGAGAAATCGGCCGAGGTCGTTTCGGGAGCTCTCCAAGCTCAAAAAACGTTACGGCCGGGCCGGGCGCTCTTCGAGGCCTTTCGCCACAGCGAAGCCCTGCGGGCCGCCGGCCTCGGTGCCTATATCTCCAGCGCCGAGAACATGGCGTCCAACCTCTCGGGCCAGCTCCAGGTCCAGCCCGACACCGTCTTGAGCTGGCTCAAGGACGCCTTCGCCACCGGCCTTTCGATGGCGGTGGTCGCTCCCTTGCCGCCCCATGCCGCGGCAACCCGCAAAAACGCCTTGCAAGGGCTGTGGGCCCGGTATTTCGCCAATCCGGCGGCCGGGGCGCTGCGCTTCACCGCCGATACCGGCAAGGAGGTCCTCGAAGAAGTCTTGGATGCTTACGTCCGGCAGGTTTTGGATGGCCGCTATCAAGCGCTGAGCTTGGAAGAGTTCACCGACATCGTTTCGGTCTGCGCCTTTGGCGGCGCCAAGATGGGTCTCATCAAGCAGGTCATCGGCCGCGGCACCCGTGGAATCGCCTCGATCGCTCAAACGCGAGTGACGGCCGAGGAGAAGCAAAACCAAGCCCGCCTGCTCCGTGGGTTCCGGGAAAGAGGGGAGCGAGTGGTGTTGGATCCCTCGCGCCGCGAATTTTTCCTGGTCGATGCCGAGGGCGCTTTGATTCGGAAGGTCAAACGGCCGGCCGCCCGAACCTTCCTCGAATTCGAGCGGAGCCGCTTGGGAGAAAAAGCCGAGGGCTTGCCCCTAGTCCTTTTCGAAACGGTCAAGCGAGGAAGCAAGGGATTGCTCGTCGCCCATTCACCGGAATCGTCTCCTACCACCGGCTCGAAGGGCGAAAATCAAACGGTGCGGGAGACCGCGGCGAGTCGGGAAGTTTCATCCGAGTCGGAGGTGGAACAAAGCGAAGTCCGGCCGGCTGTCGCCGAAGCCGACTCGAAGTCCCAAACCACCGAGCGGGTGGAAGCTGAAGCAGAAACCGGCTCCCCGGAAGAAGCGAAAGATCTCCCGCGACTCGAAGGCCCCTGGTCCACCGCGGAAGTAGCCAACGACAATGCTCAAATCCCCCAAGCTTGGAAGGCAGCGGTCAACGGCGAAGCTTTTCCGCTCCGACCCGGCGTTAGTCCGGGTCTTGCCAGCAGCGTGGCGATGGCTTCGGGCGTCGCCGGCGTGGTCGGCGTGGCCAATGCGCAAACTCAAGCTCGAAGCCACCGGGTGAAGGCTGGCGAAGCCTTGAAAGTTCCGCCAACCCAGGTGGCCCAGACGATGGAAGCCGAGGCTCGCGGATCTACAGCCGCCGTCGCACCGCGAGGCCGGAAAGGCGTCTCCCGAATTTCCGCGGCCAAGCGCTCCCCAGCGGCGGCGAAATCGAGGGGCTCTCAAGGCGGCGCCACTTTGTCCTTGGCGCCTTCGCCGGCCGCGGCTCAAGCCGCCGGCCCGGCCTCGGGAATGGTTTTGGGCTTCATGGCGGTGCCCGCAGTCGAAGACTCCAAGCGGCGCGCGCCGATGGAAGCACTGAGCGAGGAGAGGCCACGGAGCAACGAGGAATCGAAAAAGAAAAATAAGCGGAAAGGCTCCGACCAGGACCAAGGTCGAGGCGGCGGAAAAAAACGAGATACTTCGGAAACTGGAGTGACACGGCTCACCAAGTCGACTCAGCCGGTCGCAGTGGCCGCCATGGCGGCGGGAGCGGCGCTGATGCTTCAGCCGGCGCTAGCCGAGGCTTCGACCGGTAGCTCGCGGCAATCCGCTCTGCCGGATTTCCTGCAGGTCGCGAGGGAGCTCTTGCCGGATTGGGCCCAATCCTTCTTCGGATCCGGTCCGGGCATGGTGGTTTTGGCCGTCCTGACCCTTGGGACTTTCTTCGTTCTGCGCCGCCTGGTCGGTTCATTCCGGAGCGAATCTTCCCGCCTCGTCGAGGAAGGAGAGCCGGCGGCGCAGCCACCCAATACAGCTCAAGAACAAGTGGCCCAAGCGCTAACCGAAGCCTTGAGCCAAACCGCGGAGGCCGAAGTCGATTCGCGCAGCGATATCGAGCGCCTGGCCAGCGTCATCGTCGAAGTCCACGACAAGGTCTCGCCTTACTTTGCTGAGCAAGGCTCGGCCATCACCTTGCGCGACATGCTGCGCTCGGTAGACATGCTAAGCGCCCTGAGCCTCCAGAAAAATCTCATGTCGGTCTTCGAGATCCTCCACCTGGTGCTGGGCATGCAGTTCACCGAGATCGCCCAAAGGGAAGAAGTTTTTCGGATGATCGAGGAAGTGCGCTTGAGCCAAGGGGCGATGGTGGAGGGGATCGAGCAGAGCTTCAGGCATGAAGCGGGTGCCGAATCGGTTCCAAGCCATCCGGTCCTTCGCGCCAAAATCCAGGCTCTGCTCCGGCAAGAGGGGATCCACGGCGTAGTCGCCATTTATTCAGCCTTAGCGGCGCAAGAAGATTTGAACTTGAAGGCCTGGGCGGGTCGGTCGCTACGAGATGCCGGCCCCGAAGCGTTCGAGGAATTCTTGACTCAGCTGGATCGAGAGGAATTCGACTCGGTTTCGGAATGGTCGGACAACGAGGTGGCGGTGTGGATCGACGCCCACCAAATCAAATCCGGCGTTCCCTGGCTGCTTGAGGCGCTGGCGCGGGGTCCCGGCATTTTAAGATCCCATGCGGCCTCCGCACTTGGAAATTTGGGAGTAAAATCCCCCGAAGTGGAGGCGGCTCTCGTCGCGGCGCTCCAGGACAGCTATTCGCCGGTCCGACCCCATGCCGCCGGGGCTCTGCAAAAGCTGGGATACTCCCATCCGGGAATCGGCGAGCTGGAGGCCCGGGAACGAGAGCGCTTCGAACATGCCGACGTCATCCAAGCCAGCCTCGCGATCCAAAACCTGGGCGCCCTCCAGGAGATTTCCGAAGACTCTCAACGTGTCGTCCTGCGGGCTCTCCACATCGAAAACGCGAGAGTGGTGGATTCAGCACTGGATATCATCCGCGGAAAATCCTTAAAGGGGCAGGCCGTGGAATCGGCCTTGGTTGCGTTATTTCTCTCGAAGCAGCAAAGCGATGTGGGCCTTCGCTGCCTGGAGTGTTTGCTGGATTTAGGATGCCGGAATGAGGAGCTGGAGGCGAACCTGAGCGCCTGGTTAAGCTCGGATGATCCGGAGCTTCGAATTGTGGCGGCTGCCGCCTTGACGCGAATGGGGAGGGCCCCCGAGAGCGCCGAAAGCATTTTGCGCGACGGCCTGAAAATCCAGGACCCTAAATTCGCGATTTGGGCCGCCGTTGGGCTCGACCGTCTCGGAGTCCAGGATCCCGAGATCGGGAGCGTCCTTCGGCGAGGCATCGTCGAAAATCCCGATGCAATGATCGAGGGCGCCTTTCAACTTGGCGTCAATCGCTCTTTCCTTGCCGAAATCTTCGCTTTCGGGATCTCTCATCCCAATATCTCCGCGCAATTGGCAACCATGAAGCGCCTATTGAATCGGGCAGAGCCTTTAGTGGAGCTGAGTTTCCTGCTTCAGCGGCTCCAGCATCAAGACACTCGGGTTCAGCGATTGGCTCGCCAAATACTCGACCGGCAATATCCCGGTTGGGATTCCGCCATTCCTCCATTCGGAGCCGTCCAGCAGGTGCTGTCTGAAGTGCTGTTTCGCTCGGTGTCCGATTCCGAGCATGAGCAGAAAGAAGGCTTGCAAAAGCTTCTCGATCAATTGTCGAAGTGGCGGAACCCATCGTCGCCGGATCTCGAGAAGGAGGCGATCCAAGGCCGAATCCGGGGTTTACTGGCCCAAGAAAACTTTTCCAGTATCCGCGACATTTATGAGGGCTTGGCCAAGGTCGACGGCATGGCGCTCGACGTGTGGCTTGCCGAGCACTTCGCCCAGGCTGACGCGAAGACGGTCGAGACGGTGCTGGGGCAAGTCGGCTGGTCCCCGCTGGAAGAGTTGGAATGGATCGCCAATTACCGGGTGGAAGGCGGAGCCCAGCGGGCGGTCGCCATTTATAACGATCCGGACCTGTCGCTCCGGGTTCGTGCCGTCAATGCCTTGGGGCTGCTCCGCGCTCCCCATCCCTCGGCGGAAGCCTTGCTCTTCGGGGCACTGCGCGATTCCGATTTTTACCTGAGTCTCAATGCCGCGGCCGCCTTGGTCAAGCGTGGAAGCCATAACGACGAGGTCGAAGAAGTTCTATTCAACTTGCTGCTGGGAAAATGGGCCAATGTAAATGCCGGCGAGTTCATTCAGGAACATCTTGCCGCTCTCTGCCGAGTCCGCCCCCAAACCCAGAAACGCCTTCTCGAATTGCTGAATCAAGAAGGCCGCCAGTACACGGCCATCCTGATTCTCTCCGAGGCCGAAGTCAAAGATGAGGCGGTGGAAAAGGCCCTGATCAGCATGATCCAGGGTGAGGCCGACATACTTGCCGAGCTGGCGATCGAAGCTTTGGGGCGGCTCGGGAGCGCGAACGAAACTACCGAAAGCGTTTTACGCCAACAGTCTCTTGACTTCGACCGTCAAAGCATGTCTCTGCGCGCTTTAGCGGCCCTTGGCTTCCAAGACCAAGAGATCGAACAAAACCTGCTCCGAACCTTGCAGGGAAAGGAAAGGGAGAGCTTTTATCGGCGAAAAGTGGCCGAAGCTATCGAGCTGGCCGGCAAGGCCCCCCTGATCCTGCTCGAAGCACTCGAAAATAGTATTCCCTTCTCCGGCACTCGCGATCGAGCCAAGATGCTCCGCGCCTTACAGAAGCTGGGACGGGGGAAGGTTGACCGTGTTTTGCTCGACCTTCTCGGCAACGACGATGAGCAAAGTCGCCGGCCGGCCCACGAGCTGGTCGTGGAATTTGGCCTACGGAACCCCGAAATCTTCGAGACCCTCCGCGGGCTTTTGGAAAACCCCGACAAAGACGTGCGCAAAGACGCTTTCGCGACCTTGCAAAAAATCTTTCCCGGTTGGGATTCCGAAGTCCCGGCCCGGGGAAGAATCCAAGATGTCCTGTCGGAAGAGCTTCGTCGTTCGGTTTCCGAGTCCGAGGAAAACCAGAATGAAGGTCTGCGGAAGCTCCTCGACCAACTGCCCAAATGGTCCGGCACGGACTTCCGCCGTGAAGAGATCCGCCGCCGGCTGGCCAAGGAATCGACTTCGGATTGGGCCTCGATCTACCGCGAAATCGCCGAGATGCAGGGAACCGAATGGAACCTATGGCAGGTCGCTTATCTGCGAAACGCCGATCCGGCCGAGGCGGATCGCTTTCTGGACCATCTCGGGATGGGCCGCATCGATGAAGGCAAATGGCTGGCCCAGCATCGGCTGCAATCCGGCTTGCCCCGACTCCTGGCCTACCTCAGGGATCCCGATGCCAAGGTCCGCCAAAATATTCTCCATTCCTTGCGCGATCTCGACACCAAAGATGCCGGTGTCACCGCACAGATCGTGAAAATGCTCCAAGATTCTTCGCCGGAAGTTCAATTGGAGGCCGTCGACCTCCTGCAAAGGAATGGCTCGGAGCCCGGTTCCTTAGCCGCCGTCCTCGCTCCTTTGACCGCGCATCAGTCAGCCGAAATTCGCCTTCGGGCCATCTCGCTCTTGACCAGGGAGGCTGCCGACGAGGCGGTGGAGCAAGCCTTGATTTTTGCGACCAAGGATGACCACTCCCGGGTTCGGGCCAAGGCCGCAGAATGCATCTACAAACTGGGCATCGCCAGCCATCCCGCCATCGCCGGATTGAGGGAAATGCTCGACGAACGGGACCACGACTGCCTTTTGAACGCCGCCGTCGCCTTGCTACACCTCGGCCAAAACGACTCCGAAATCGATGCAACCCTGGCCAGCTTGCTGCCTCACGAAGCACTCAACGCCCGTTATTTGAACTTGGTCGAAAAGCTGAAGAAACTGGAGCCGCTTCCCTTACCCCTCTTTGAAGCGACGCTGGTCCAAAGGCTTCGCGACCCGCATCATATTTCCGACGATCGAGTTGCCGATCTCCTCTTTCATTGGGGAATGAAAGAAGAGCTGAGAAGATTTGCCCAGGATCATCGGAACCATCCCAATCCCCGTTTTCGAATCAGGGCCATCGAAATCCTGGCGCGATTGGGCGAAGCCACGACCTCCGATCTGGATTCTCTGCTCGAATTCTTCAACTCATCGGACGGTCAAATCCAGGCCATCGCCGATCGAGCCCTCCACCTGGTCGGCGCGGAATCCGAATATGTCCAAAAAGCCCTGCAAGCCATGGCTGAAAGCGGCGACTTCGAGGCCATGCTCCTTTTGGCCCAGGTCGACCCCAAACATCCCTACGCCGCCCAAGGCCTAGTGAAGAGCCTCGGCAGCGACATTGAGCATGTTCGATCCAAAGCGATCGAAACGCTGGTCGAGCTCCAGATCGGTGGGCCCGCGATTCAAGCCGCCCTGCTGGAATGTTTGAAGGATCCCGATCCCTTCAACCGCTGGGAGGCGGCTTGGGCCCTGGGCAAATTGGAAATGAGGGGCCCGGAGGTCGAAGCGGCGGTTTTACCAATGATCCAGGAAGTCGCGGCCGACCTCACCGTCAGCATCGAAGCCGTTCAATTGCTCGATGGCCTCCAGCCCGGCTGGGATCAACGAGTGGCTGCCGAGGGAAGGGACTTGCTGAAGCTGGTCGATGAAGAACTGCAGACCGAAGTCTCGGAAGTCGGGCAGGAAGC